A portion of the Mycobacterium paraseoulense genome contains these proteins:
- a CDS encoding VOC family protein: protein MSSGDRLTHIGLCVSDLERSVRFYCTAMGFDESGRLRVGGPETARLLGVPGLVLDLVYLQRDGFRLELLGYPVPGVREKRRPRRMNEVGFTHLSFRVDDADAFVARIERLGGQARPERTVTFDGGNRGLMATDPDGNWIELIERTPPSN from the coding sequence ATGAGCTCCGGTGACCGCCTCACCCATATCGGGCTGTGCGTCAGCGATCTCGAAAGGTCCGTCCGATTCTATTGCACGGCAATGGGATTTGACGAAAGCGGCCGCCTGAGGGTCGGCGGGCCCGAGACGGCACGGCTGCTGGGCGTGCCCGGGCTGGTGCTCGACCTCGTCTACCTGCAACGCGACGGATTTCGCCTCGAGTTGCTCGGCTACCCGGTACCGGGCGTGCGCGAGAAGCGCAGGCCCCGCCGGATGAACGAGGTGGGCTTCACGCACCTGTCGTTCCGTGTCGACGACGCGGACGCGTTCGTCGCGCGTATCGAGCGCCTGGGTGGCCAAGCCCGACCGGAACGAACGGTCACATTCGACGGCGGCAACCGGGGACTGATGGCGACTGACCCCGACGGCAACTGGATCGAATTGATCGAACGCACGCCGCCGAGCAACTGA
- a CDS encoding CoA transferase produces MDETGCDLNALSGIRVVEISGQFTPIGGRLLAELGAEVVVVEPPAGSSHRLRPPFAHDNIGPDTSLRWWSGNVGKRSVTVDLDTAEGVNALGRLIASADVVISGSGPVGDARHPSLIWVAVTPFGLDSMRADQPVTDLTLLAGGGPVWNCGYDDHSLPPVRGAGEQSANIAGLYCAIGALVALAHRDQTGQGQLVDVSVNAACNVSSEQTTYHWLVNNETCVRQTGRHAYFTRSQPTQVRCADGAYATTGVLPRKPTEFANLLTWLADLGLTDELPEAVFLEMAASRDEPVDIAMIGADDETTAILMAARDAITLIAARMPANEYFLESQRRGFPAGAVLSPDEAFEDEHIAARGFHVPVHHPELGESFRYPGTPYLFSANLAGGPVRPPLLGEHNALLDELADDTA; encoded by the coding sequence ATTGACGAAACGGGGTGTGATCTGAACGCGCTGAGCGGGATTCGCGTCGTCGAGATCAGCGGCCAGTTCACCCCCATCGGGGGAAGGTTGCTCGCCGAACTCGGCGCGGAGGTCGTCGTGGTCGAACCGCCCGCGGGATCCTCACATCGGTTGCGACCGCCGTTCGCGCACGACAACATCGGCCCGGATACCAGCCTGCGGTGGTGGAGCGGCAACGTGGGCAAGAGATCGGTGACCGTCGATCTCGACACCGCGGAGGGTGTCAACGCACTGGGGCGCCTGATCGCTAGCGCCGACGTCGTGATCTCCGGGTCGGGCCCCGTCGGCGATGCCCGGCACCCGTCCCTGATCTGGGTGGCGGTCACCCCATTCGGCCTCGACAGCATGCGGGCCGACCAACCCGTCACCGACCTCACCTTGCTCGCCGGCGGGGGTCCGGTCTGGAACTGCGGCTACGACGACCACTCCCTGCCGCCGGTTCGCGGCGCCGGCGAGCAGTCGGCCAACATCGCCGGCCTGTATTGCGCGATCGGAGCGCTGGTGGCCCTTGCGCACCGGGACCAGACCGGCCAGGGTCAGCTCGTCGACGTCAGCGTCAATGCGGCCTGCAACGTCAGTTCCGAGCAGACGACGTACCACTGGCTGGTCAACAACGAGACGTGCGTCCGCCAGACCGGCCGTCACGCGTACTTCACGCGGAGCCAACCGACGCAGGTCCGGTGCGCGGACGGCGCCTACGCCACCACCGGCGTGCTACCCCGCAAGCCGACCGAATTCGCGAACCTGCTGACCTGGCTCGCGGACCTCGGCCTGACCGACGAGCTTCCCGAGGCGGTGTTCCTGGAAATGGCCGCCTCTCGCGACGAGCCGGTCGACATCGCGATGATCGGCGCCGACGACGAGACCACCGCGATCCTGATGGCGGCCCGCGACGCGATCACCTTGATCGCTGCCCGGATGCCGGCCAACGAGTACTTCCTGGAAAGCCAGCGACGCGGATTCCCCGCCGGAGCGGTGCTGTCACCCGACGAGGCCTTCGAGGACGAACACATCGCCGCCCGCGGGTTTCACGTGCCGGTCCACCACCCGGAACTGGGGGAGAGCTTCCGCTATCCCGGCACGCCATACCTTTTCAGCGCCAATCTTGCGGGCGGGCCCGTACGGCCACCCTTGCTCGGAGAACACAACGCGCTGCTCGACGAACTCGCCGACGACACCGCATGA
- a CDS encoding CaiB/BaiF CoA transferase family protein, with the protein MSVGLSHLRVCDLGGQLAGAGATKILAAFGAEVIRVEDPATRGMWDALRGVGPFVDERRGVNLGAGFNNHNVGKLGVTINLRQEAGKQLLRELIAVSDIVCENFAAGVLDRMGFGYDELRRIKPDIIYVSNCGFGHSGPYRDFKTWGPIVQALSGLTFTAGLPDREPAGWGYSYMDHVAAYYMTVSILAALHQRERTGEGQHIDLATVPAGIAMLPTEVLDWTVNERPARRPGFPDGNHADFGEMAPHGIYPCRGEDRWIAIACRDDRDVALLSKVVDEPRLTDDRFATLEQRLLGADALDALVSACTRTREASSLAAELSAAGVPASVVKSPRERIDEDPDLAEWGLFPTVTHPEIGTVRVEGLPLRMSASPWSISRAAPCLGEHNRHVLGGLLGRSDQELDELTKRGVI; encoded by the coding sequence GTGAGCGTCGGGTTGTCCCACCTTCGGGTATGCGACCTCGGCGGTCAACTGGCCGGCGCCGGGGCGACGAAGATCCTGGCCGCCTTCGGTGCCGAGGTCATCCGAGTCGAAGACCCCGCAACGCGCGGGATGTGGGACGCGCTGCGCGGCGTCGGCCCATTCGTCGACGAGCGCCGCGGCGTGAATCTGGGTGCCGGCTTCAACAACCACAACGTGGGCAAGCTCGGGGTGACCATCAACCTGCGTCAAGAGGCAGGCAAGCAGCTGTTGCGTGAGCTGATCGCCGTCTCCGACATCGTCTGCGAGAATTTCGCCGCCGGCGTGCTGGACAGGATGGGTTTCGGCTACGACGAGCTGCGCCGGATCAAGCCGGACATCATCTACGTCTCCAACTGCGGCTTCGGACATAGCGGCCCCTACCGCGATTTCAAGACCTGGGGTCCCATCGTTCAGGCGCTGAGCGGGCTCACCTTCACCGCCGGGTTGCCCGACCGGGAGCCCGCGGGATGGGGCTACTCGTACATGGACCACGTCGCCGCCTACTACATGACGGTCTCGATCCTGGCGGCCCTGCATCAGCGCGAACGCACCGGCGAGGGACAACACATCGACTTGGCCACGGTGCCTGCGGGCATCGCGATGCTGCCCACCGAGGTGCTGGACTGGACGGTCAACGAGCGGCCCGCGCGCCGGCCGGGGTTCCCGGACGGTAACCACGCCGACTTCGGTGAGATGGCCCCGCATGGGATCTACCCGTGCCGGGGCGAGGACCGGTGGATCGCCATCGCCTGCCGCGACGACCGGGACGTCGCCCTGCTGTCCAAAGTCGTCGACGAACCGCGATTGACGGACGACCGATTCGCCACCCTGGAGCAGCGGTTGCTCGGCGCCGACGCACTCGACGCGCTCGTCAGCGCCTGCACCCGGACCCGCGAAGCCTCCTCGCTGGCAGCCGAACTCAGTGCGGCCGGCGTGCCGGCGAGTGTCGTGAAGTCGCCCCGGGAACGGATCGACGAAGACCCGGACCTCGCCGAGTGGGGACTCTTTCCGACCGTGACGCACCCCGAGATCGGGACGGTGCGCGTCGAAGGGCTTCCCCTGCGAATGTCGGCCTCGCCGTGGAGCATTTCGCGGGCCGCGCCGTGTCTGGGCGAACACAACCGGCACGTGCTGGGCGGGCTGCTCGGGCGCAGTGATCAGGAGCTGGACGAATTGACGAAACGGGGTGTGATCTGA
- a CDS encoding cytochrome P450 produces the protein MTITAARFDEPAFYLGDPNATFAQLREHDPVHWYEEGQFWVITKYEDIKGVSARPEKFKSERIGIMMDLIAHREGRDPQGYGNRGIMFMDPPVHRVHRKAVGVRFTPAAVAKMEARVRQVVNDVLDDLPNGEFDWIQRVAEPIPVYVFAYLLGVPEEDWPKVAGWATTIANVGGGAASDEDYAFIFEHIGPYLMSLVAERKEHPQDDLLTMLSQVTVDGEPFDDMQVMIYALTLLAAGSETTQSLIAGIADCLDTHPDQSAVLFADPGLSGNAVEEVLRYWTPVMSMARQAARDVRLRGADVKEGDGVLLAYASANRDQEHWGPTAEQFDIHRQDAANHLGFGVGEHFCMGAALARREARLLLEEVARRAKGIHVVGDRVPRVSTLVHTHDHLPVVLDYR, from the coding sequence GTGACGATCACAGCGGCCCGCTTCGACGAGCCGGCGTTCTACCTCGGCGACCCGAACGCCACATTCGCGCAGTTGCGCGAACACGATCCCGTGCATTGGTACGAGGAGGGCCAGTTCTGGGTCATCACCAAGTACGAAGACATCAAGGGTGTCTCGGCTCGACCCGAGAAGTTCAAGTCGGAGCGCATTGGGATCATGATGGATCTGATCGCGCACCGGGAGGGCCGCGACCCCCAGGGATATGGCAACCGCGGCATCATGTTCATGGATCCGCCGGTGCACCGAGTGCACCGCAAGGCTGTCGGCGTGCGGTTCACACCGGCCGCGGTCGCCAAGATGGAGGCCCGGGTGCGCCAGGTCGTCAACGATGTGCTCGACGACCTGCCGAACGGTGAATTCGACTGGATTCAACGGGTCGCCGAGCCCATCCCCGTGTATGTGTTCGCCTACCTGCTGGGAGTACCCGAAGAAGACTGGCCCAAGGTCGCGGGCTGGGCGACCACGATCGCCAACGTCGGTGGTGGAGCCGCGAGCGACGAGGACTACGCGTTCATCTTCGAACACATCGGGCCCTATCTGATGAGCCTCGTCGCCGAACGCAAGGAGCATCCTCAGGACGATCTGCTCACGATGCTCTCCCAGGTGACCGTTGACGGGGAGCCCTTCGACGACATGCAGGTGATGATCTACGCGCTCACCTTGCTCGCCGCCGGCAGTGAGACGACGCAGAGCCTGATCGCGGGAATCGCCGATTGCCTCGACACACATCCCGACCAATCGGCGGTGTTGTTCGCCGATCCGGGTCTCAGCGGCAACGCCGTCGAGGAGGTGCTGCGTTACTGGACGCCGGTGATGAGCATGGCCCGGCAGGCGGCCCGCGACGTTCGTCTGCGCGGTGCGGATGTCAAGGAAGGCGACGGGGTGCTGCTCGCCTATGCGTCCGCGAACCGCGATCAGGAGCACTGGGGCCCGACCGCCGAACAGTTCGACATCCACCGCCAGGACGCCGCCAATCACCTCGGCTTCGGGGTCGGCGAGCACTTCTGCATGGGCGCCGCCCTGGCTCGACGCGAAGCTCGTCTGCTGCTGGAGGAAGTGGCGCGGCGCGCCAAGGGGATTCACGTGGTCGGCGACCGAGTGCCCCGCGTGTCGACGCTGGTGCACACGCACGACCACCTGCCTGTTGTGCTCGACTACCGCTGA
- a CDS encoding CaiB/BaiF CoA transferase family protein, whose amino-acid sequence MSGPMAGVRVLEVAQWTFVPAAGAVLADWGADVLKIEHPRTGDAQRGLRQLGNVQIAGNRNPVMEHANRGKRSIALDISTPAGHELLMDIARTSDVFLTNFLPDARAKLRIDVDDLRTANPGIVYVRGSAYGTLGDEAGIGGYDMTGFWSRGGSAASVTPPDMGGVVAQPGPAYGDSLGGMTIAGGIAAALFARDRTGEAKVVDVSLLGVGVWAMGVAVNAALISGEPWQANPAGANVAPHNPLVGFYRTGDGRYMGLSMMQGFRYWADFCARVGLPELATDERFASHELLTRNAAQATAILREVLGSKTLEHWRKALAGFEGQWAPVQNTMDVVADEQVRANGVIAPIQGSGGALELVSSPVLFDQTPFALGPTPEFAEHTEALLLELGKDWEDIIDLKDSGTIA is encoded by the coding sequence ATGAGCGGACCCATGGCGGGCGTACGCGTCCTCGAGGTTGCCCAGTGGACGTTCGTTCCGGCCGCCGGCGCGGTGCTGGCGGACTGGGGCGCCGACGTTCTCAAAATCGAACATCCGCGCACCGGCGATGCCCAGCGGGGCCTACGTCAGCTCGGCAACGTGCAGATCGCCGGCAACCGCAACCCCGTCATGGAGCACGCGAACCGCGGCAAACGATCCATCGCCCTGGATATCTCGACACCGGCCGGCCATGAATTGCTGATGGACATTGCGCGCACAAGCGACGTGTTCCTGACCAACTTCTTGCCCGACGCCCGTGCCAAACTGCGGATCGACGTCGACGACTTGCGGACTGCGAATCCCGGCATCGTCTATGTGCGGGGCAGCGCATACGGAACGCTCGGCGACGAGGCCGGCATCGGTGGCTACGACATGACCGGCTTCTGGAGCCGAGGCGGTAGCGCGGCAAGCGTCACCCCGCCCGATATGGGCGGCGTTGTCGCACAACCCGGCCCGGCGTACGGAGATTCTCTGGGCGGCATGACAATTGCCGGCGGAATCGCGGCGGCGCTGTTCGCTCGTGATCGGACCGGTGAGGCCAAGGTCGTGGATGTGTCGCTCCTCGGAGTGGGGGTGTGGGCGATGGGGGTGGCAGTCAACGCCGCGCTGATCTCCGGAGAGCCGTGGCAGGCAAACCCCGCCGGCGCCAACGTCGCCCCGCACAATCCGCTGGTGGGCTTCTACCGCACCGGCGACGGGCGGTATATGGGATTGTCGATGATGCAAGGTTTCCGCTATTGGGCGGACTTCTGTGCGCGGGTCGGGCTCCCCGAGCTTGCCACCGACGAACGCTTTGCCAGCCATGAGCTGCTAACCCGCAACGCGGCGCAGGCAACTGCGATCCTGCGCGAGGTGCTCGGAAGCAAAACCCTCGAGCACTGGCGCAAAGCCCTGGCCGGTTTCGAAGGGCAGTGGGCGCCCGTGCAGAACACGATGGATGTTGTGGCTGACGAGCAGGTGAGGGCAAACGGTGTCATCGCGCCCATCCAAGGCAGCGGCGGTGCCCTCGAGTTAGTCTCGAGCCCCGTGCTTTTCGATCAGACACCGTTTGCTCTGGGCCCGACACCGGAGTTCGCCGAACATACCGAGGCGCTATTGCTCGAACTGGGCAAGGACTGGGAAGACATCATCGACCTCAAGGACAGCGGAACCATCGCGTGA